A genomic region of Papaver somniferum cultivar HN1 chromosome 7, ASM357369v1, whole genome shotgun sequence contains the following coding sequences:
- the LOC113298100 gene encoding protein LYK2-like, which translates to MAEFLGTKLCLATLFLFLFFIINCVSCAAFVQPKAQAHPHPKILPKPLPKSNLLSCDSKSPLASGYHCNAPASVQEHCSTFALFRANSRYSSLHNLTFYLSLNRKVLDGANGFTPKNDLLVKDQAILIPIECKCNGSFFQSDVTKTTIKKDGFYEIAESLEGLTTCKAIQEKNKGVSPWDLKEKLRVLVPLRCACPTQLELKQKTAMLLSYPVAVGDTIQNVASKFKVTPAAIISANSRSGPFKPTKLEPLSTLLIPLAKKPAIIPGIGFSKPPKLAKLNVTNKPFVKPAMQKPKKKKKNNMVGVYAGVAVVGIVAIIGVGAAIFVTQSKKQKLQDLSKRNDDVELHHLSIRTKSEIKTVSEFSHDPLDGPIMDVTPHKMGVGTYSTEELQRATDDFHPSNLIEGFTFHGRLSGKNLAIKRTQPDAIAKMEFGLFHDAYHHHPNILRLLGTCLIDGPDSFLVFEYAKNGSLKDWLHGGLAMKSQFIASCYCFLTWKQRMKICLDVAMGLRYMHHVMNPSYVHRNIKSRNILLDDEFNAKIGNFGMSRCVQDDADDSKSLLTHPATWSRGYLAPEYLKHGIISSSIDIFAYGVVLLEVLSGKTPATRADDKGEGSVLLSNKIKSILASSNCNNELKDWMDHAMGDAYSFDTALTLAKLARECVEDEPGLRPTAKEIVDKLSRLVDELPDGDHISSSGSSSKSQVKVRSNDHA; encoded by the coding sequence ATGGCagaatttttaggtactaaactTTGCTTAGCAACcttattcttattcttattcttcatcatcaactgtgTTTCTTGTGCTGCATTTGTTCAGCCAAAAGCTCAGGCACACCCTCACCCAAAAATCTTACCAAAACCTCTACCAAAATCAAACTTACTAAGTTGTGATTCAAAATCCCCCCTAGCATCTGGTTACCATTGCAACGCCCCTGCATCAGTACAAGAGCATTGTTCTACATTTGCACTATTTCGCGCCAATTCTCGTTACTCTTCCCTTCACAATCTCACTTTTTACTTAAGTCTTAATCGGAAAGTTCTTGACGGTGCAAATGGTTTCACTCCGAAAAACGATTTGCTTGTAAAAGATCAAGCTATTTTGATCCCAATTGAATGCAAGTGCAATGGTAGTTTCTTTCAGTCAGATGTTACTAAAACAACCATCAAGAAAGATGGCTTTTATGAAATTGCTGAATCTTTGGAAGGTTTAACAACTTGTAAAGCTATCCAAGAGAAGAACAAAGGTGTATCTCCATGGGATCTTAAAGAGAAACTCCGGGTATTGGTTCCGTTACGATGTGCTTGTCCAACTCAATTGGAGCTAAAACAAAAAACAGCAATGTTACTTTCTTATCCTGTAGCAGTTGGTGACACAATTCAAAATGTGGCCTCTAAATTCAAAGTAACCCCGGCTGCTATAATCTCCGCCAATAGCCGATCAGGTCCTTTCAAACCAACAAAACTTGAACCTCTTTCAACCCTTTTGATTCCACTTGCCAAGAAACCTGCAATCATACCTGGAATTGGGTTCTCAAAACCTCCCAAGTTGGCTAAGCTTAATGTTACGAACAAGCCATTTGTAAAGCCAGCAATGCAGAAgcccaagaagaagaaaaagaacaacatGGTTGGAGTTTACGCCGGAGTTGCTGTGGTCGGAATTGTAGCAATTATTGGAGTCGGTGCAGCAATATTCGTAACTCAGTCGAAGAAGCAGAAGTTGCAAGACTTGAGCAAGAGGAATGATGATGTTGAGCTTCACCACCTGAGTATCAGAACCAAGAGTGAAATAAAAACAGTTTCGGAATTCTCTCATGATCCTTTAGATGGGCCAATTATGGATGTTACACCTCACAAAATGGGGGTAGGAACATACTCAACTGAAGAGCTACAAAGAGCTACCGATGATTTCCATCCGAGTAATCTAATTGAAGGATTCACCTTTCATGGTCGTCTCAGCGGGAAGAATTTGGCCATAAAACGAACACAACCGGACGCAATCGCCAAGATGGAGTTCGGCCTCTTCCATGATGCATACCATCACCATCCTAATATACTTCGACTTCTTGGTACGTGTTTGATAGACGGTCCTGATTCATTTCTTGTTTTCGAGTATGCTAAAAATGGGTCCTTGAAAGATTGGCTTCATGGTGGATTAGCAATGAAAAGTCAATTCATTGCTTCATGCTACTGTTTCCTGACATGGAAACAGAGAATGAAGATCTGTCTAGATGTAGCTATGGGATTACGGTACATGCACCATGTTATGAATCCAAGCTATGTCCACCGCAACATAAAGAGTAGAAACATTCTTCTAGACGATGAATTCAATGCCAAAATCGGAAATTTTGGTATGTCTAGATGTGTTCAAGACGATGCAGACGACTCAAAATCTCTCCTGACTCATCCAGCAACATGGAGCAGAGGATACTTAGCTCCTGAGTACTTAAAACATGGAATAATTTCGTCAAGCATTGACATTTTTGCATATGGGGTAGTTTTACTCGAGGTTTTATCTGGCAAAACACCTGCAACAAGAGCTGATGATAAGGGAGAAGGAAGTGTTCTACTTTCAAATAAGATTAAGAGCATCCTAGCGTCGAGTAATTGTAATAATGAACTTAAGGATTGGATGGATCATGCAATGGGAGATGCTTATTCATTTGATACTGCACTTACTTTAGCCAAATTAGCTAGAGAATGTGTTGAAGATGAACCAGGTCTAAGACCTACTGCAAAAGAAATTGTTGATAAGTTATCACGACTAGTCGATGAATTACCCGATGGAGATCATATTTCAAGCAGTGGAAGTTCTTCTAAATCTCAAGTTAAGGTACGTTCAAATGATCATGCCTAG